A stretch of DNA from Calditrichota bacterium:
AAAGACGGACAATAATTTCGTAAACATTTTTGTTTTTCTCATTAAAACAGAAAGCCAATTGAATAACTGTTAACTTTCCCTAAAATCCCCATATCACGGAATGCGTAATCTACTTTGAGTGATATATTACCCATTACAAGTTTTTCAAAACCTGCGCCAAAAGTATGACCAAATTCTGCCTGGTCTTCATTCAAAAACAAACCTTTGTATCCGGCTCTTAGAAAAAACTTTCCTATGGTCGGTTCAAAATACTCGTATTCTCCACCTACATTTACAGATTCTGCATTATTATTCGGATGGAGTGCATCGGTTGCAATTGTTAATCGTTGCGATTCTGTACGGAAAGCATTAACAGCTACGCCAAGGCGAAATATTAATGGTAATTCCCATTCATTTGGATCATATTTTCCGGGCACATTTCCATAATCACCATCCTGATCCGGCAATGGATCGATGGATTGTAAAAGATCAATTCCATCAAATTTCATACGCGTACCATAATTAGAGATACTCATTGCTATGCGCATTCCATCAACGCGATCTCCAGTTGGAGAAAAGAAAGCTGTATTTATAGAAACGCCTAAATCTACTGCAAGCGCGCTGGCATCTAAATGCCAAATGTTCGATTGGATATATTTAGCTGCAACACCAAAACCAAACCAGTCTGTTAATGCTCGGCCATAAGCCAGGCTCAGTGCAAAATCACCCGACGAAAATCTTTCACCTGTACCATATGGGTTTTCAACTGTATTAACATCCATTTCGCCATAATCTGTAAAGGTCAAACCTAATGCAACTGTACCTATTTCCGGAAGTACAATCCCTGCCGCAGCAAAAGATGTGCTGATATCAACAATCCAGGGTTGAATTACAAATTGTGCTTCGCTTTGCTCCATAAAAGCCAGGCCTGCCGGATTCCAGTAAATAGAAGAAATATCCCGCGCCATGGAAACATAAGCATCACCCATTGATGCACCGGCACTTCCATAACCAATTTCTAAAAACGATGCGGTTGTTGTCCCAACTCTAAAGGGCCTGTTTTGGGCCTGAAGTAAAAAGGGCAAAATTAAAAGAATCAGAAAGTATTTAAATTTCATAATAAACCTTCAATTAAAATTATTTTATAATGGCAAATTTGCCCAGTTTTGTGTCACCGGTTAGTTTTGCTTTAATATGATAAATGTAAATTCCAGCGGCAACTTCCAGACCCTCATCGGTTAATAAGTCCCAATGAACTATTCCGTTGTCAACTCCGTTTTCAACATCAATTTTATCAACTAACAAACCACTCACTGTAAAAATCTTTATGGTACATTCAGCAGGTATATTAAAAAACATTAACCGCCGTCTTTGATTTAGAAAAGAGTTTGCAACCGCTTCTTCCATGGAATTTGTCATAACATATGGATTGGGAACAACCCGTATTTTATCCATTGAGCTGGAAATAATATCCAGATTCTGATCTCCTTCCGGCATAATGCTAAACGTGATCGAATCATCTTTCCAGAACGGACGGCGATGAGTTACACGGTATACATCATTTGCTTTTGGCAGTTGAGTAGAATCAAGTGCGGATTTAAAATCAAACGCGAAGGCAACACCGGAAGAAACACTTAAGTTGTTTTCTTTTGTTAATGGAGCAACAAGCACGCGATCTTCTAAAATATCAAATTCTTTATTCCCATTTTGGTCGTGTACAACGATATCCAACTTTTCGTATTGACCGCTTGAATCTAAAAATGATTTGTTTAATACATAAAAATTGAAATGCTGATTAAATAAAAGATCGCCCTTTAAAACTTTAACGCCTTTTTCATCAACCACATTTCGTCTTTTGCTTACTCCTACATAAGCCGAATCATCATTGGTAAAAACAAGATCATAATCCCATGGGAAATAGTTTTTATCAGAAGCAGCCGGACTTATGATGATTGGTGATGAACCTGTTAACCACCCAGAATTAGAATAATCATATTCAGCAAATTCAATTCCAGGATTGATAGTTAGACGGAGACCATCAAATACATCTGTTGAAAAACCATTTTCGCTAAATAGTGTTGTGTACCGAATTGTATCGTTGTTGGCATCTCCCCTAATAATATCTTCAACATATTTTATATTACTAAAAGCGAAGTTCTCCGGTGTTTCACTATATACTAGCTTATTTCCCATAGTTACATCGTAGACATAAAAACTGTTTGGCGTATAAATTAGATAATTACCGTCATATATTAGTTCATCGCCGTCTTTTGGAATATCAAGTGTATCAATACCAAACTTAACTTTATAAGTATGGTCATACTTAAGAGCGTTGTTTGATAAGATTTCAGGTTCAACAACACCAATACTTATTTGATTAGACTCGGTCTCATTGATGGAAGGTGGCTCATAACCTGTAGCTGCCGGACGTGGTATAACCACTGCAATATTAGGCCCGATTGAACGGATACTTTCCTGTTCATCCAAATCCACAATAATTGTATTTTCAGAAGGCGCAATTCCAGGACCGATATCAGGTGCACCAAAATCGTATGCAACCAGTGCGTAATAATATGTCCGTCCATTGCTAACTGTACTATCTATAAAGTGATGAACAATACCCGTATCAAAACCCAGGTTATAACTTGCTCCATTAACAAGTCCAAAATCTGTAAAACCGATAATTCCATCTTTTAAATCACATTGAAAAATTGGTTTCTTTATAAAAGGAGTCCCAAATCCATCCGTAATTACTTCAGAATCAGAGAAACGTTTATCTGAGGCGCGGTAAAGTTTATAGCCTTCAAAATCATTAATATTACCTACAAACGCATCGCGTGTTTTTGTATCTGCAATATCGTTCCATGTAAGAATTACTCTTCCATCTCCCGGTGTTGCTGTAAGGGTTGGCATAAGTGGTGGTTTGGCAAAACGATAATCCGACTCGTAAATTACTTGTACAATTCTCTTCTGTTCGAACAATGCCGGCGCCGAATGCTCATCAGACTGAAGCCCGTTAAGATCATCGAATGCATGTAATTCAGACATTGAGATACGTTCTTCGCGGCCCTGGAAAAGTGGAAAAGGTCCTGAAGCAAAAGTCTCAATCAGGTTTGAAATATTACCAAGAAATTCTAAGGTCGAATCCTGGCCAATTAATTCCCACATGGATTCATCACCGCGGAACCATCTAAAATCGAAAGAATGGCTTGGAACAGGAAATAACCGGAAAGATGTCAAACCAACCATATCTGATTCGGTCACATCTGTGGTTGCAAAGTTTGGCTCGCTACCAAATTCAGGATCATAATCCGGACGGTGGTTACCTTCCGTCATGTTTGCATCCGGACCGTCATAGTTTAATTCAAACGGACCAATACCATCTGTTCCCACATCATCATTGGGGGTATCGCCACTTTCGGCCACCCATTCTCCACTTGCCGCATCATAAAAAGCATATGCATTATTATTATTAGCATCAACACCATCCTGCCAGTCCTGGTCTTCATCTGCATCCCA
This window harbors:
- a CDS encoding PorV/PorQ family protein, with protein sequence MKFKYFLILLILPFLLQAQNRPFRVGTTTASFLEIGYGSAGASMGDAYVSMARDISSIYWNPAGLAFMEQSEAQFVIQPWIVDISTSFAAAGIVLPEIGTVALGLTFTDYGEMDVNTVENPYGTGERFSSGDFALSLAYGRALTDWFGFGVAAKYIQSNIWHLDASALAVDLGVSINTAFFSPTGDRVDGMRIAMSISNYGTRMKFDGIDLLQSIDPLPDQDGDYGNVPGKYDPNEWELPLIFRLGVAVNAFRTESQRLTIATDALHPNNNAESVNVGGEYEYFEPTIGKFFLRAGYKGLFLNEDQAEFGHTFGAGFEKLVMGNISLKVDYAFRDMGILGKVNSYSIGFLF